ATGGCAATGATAAAAGTGGGTGATTCCGCTTTGTGATTAAAAATAACAATCCATAACAATATTGAAGCTAAAATAAATAATCTGTATTGGACATTCCGGTATTGCTTTACTCGAAAAAGTGGAATAATGAAAAGTACAACACTAATCAGTAAGACGAATAGCTTGGAAGGATGAATTCCAAACCATGTTTGTATCCATCCAAAAACCGACAAGCCGGTTGATCCCGAATGGTCAGATGATAATAAAGTCAACCAACTGCTGTAAAGTATTTTAAGTTGTGCCAGATCGACAACGAGCAATGGAAGGAAAAATAAAATCACGATCCAGAGAATCGAATATCCGGCAAGTTTTAACTTTTTCGGATAAAATAACAATAAAACAAATGCTAGTAATCCAAAAGGTTTTATAAAGAGGGAGAGCGCAATAAGGAATGTTCCAAGGAGTTTTTTATCTTTCTCAAGTAGACTAAATGCAAGAATAATCAGTCCGGCAATCAGCCCGTTACTCTGCTGATTTTGCATGTTGGTAAATAATTCTATCAGGATAAACCAGAGGATGTACCCGATTTTGTTGGATTTAATTTGTGGCAATGAGGCAATAGCAGCAAACAGGATTGCTGCATTGAGCAGATTCCAAAGCGGTAAACCAATCCAAACTGGGAATATTGCAAAAATTCCGAATAATAAAGGAAATGTGGGACTGTATTTAAATAAATCCCAATGTTCTGAAAAATAGATACAATAAAGGTCTTTATGTTCGACCAGGTGAAAAAAAGATTGCTGGAAAATAATATAATTATTGTAAAAAGTATACTCCTGTCCGTTGTTGAAAATTTTATTGCCCAGAATCAGTGATTGAATGCTGGCAATAGCAGCAAACAGGATATAAATGAAAAAGATAAACTTATAATTTAACAGGAGTGATTTTAG
This genomic stretch from Bacteroidota bacterium harbors:
- a CDS encoding glycosyltransferase family 87 protein, producing the protein MNLKLKSLLLNYKFIFFIYILFAAIASIQSLILGNKIFNNGQEYTFYNNYIIFQQSFFHLVEHKDLYCIYFSEHWDLFKYSPTFPLLFGIFAIFPVWIGLPLWNLLNAAILFAAIASLPQIKSNKIGYILWFILIELFTNMQNQQSNGLIAGLIILAFSLLEKDKKLLGTFLIALSLFIKPFGLLAFVLLLFYPKKLKLAGYSILWIVILFFLPLLVVDLAQLKILYSSWLTLLSSDHSGSTGLSVFGWIQTWFGIHPSKLFVLLISVVLFIIPLFRVKQYRNVQYRLFILASILLWIVIFNHKAESPTFIIAISGVAIWCFSQAMKVENLILLIAAFIFTSLSPTDLFPRIIRNEFIEPYVIKAVPCILIWLKVIYDTTFTKFRIDTEL